The following are from one region of the Myxocyprinus asiaticus isolate MX2 ecotype Aquarium Trade chromosome 2, UBuf_Myxa_2, whole genome shotgun sequence genome:
- the LOC127413311 gene encoding transcription factor E2F8-like isoform X1, with amino-acid sequence MNSTLPDGHKVVKKPLNSPLKARSANENGHVFVEPQTPLKNSGKSTSEAVLLESHKTMGPLTTPTKGHEAQSSEPWTPTSNLKMLISAASPEIRNREKECAVDSSESENSQEPEQGEEVEKLQISRKDKSLGLLCFKFLARYPNYPNPAVNNNICLDDVAAELNVERRRIYDIMNVLESLSMVSRLAKNCYTWHGRAKLAQTLAVLRRAGKENRYEQLLQQIRQRSLEQEEREFDLDGEEKENEEMASFDMDGDSGQAELSGTDPKAAAANSRKDKSLRVMSQKFVMLFLVSSPPVVSLEIAAKILIGEDQVVDQDKNKFKTKIRRLYDIANVLSSLELIKKVHVTEDRGRKPAFKWTGPSDLPSPKDLKISTSSASRPLDSRSSIDNCAKNLFSSPGTKRGFTRHHSLVKLVKSIQDDRRKINSAPSSPNKMTGDSANGVFCASKMAHLAAICKRHLDEQSIDIHRQSKREVADSQNGSPSVSSILSKSTSAHEHQHNGPSGMQIPFLPVGAIPSLPTKCTPVIPVLIPQHQTGGSYAVYMHSTSLRPPPTSLAVRSMTFESPGSTNTKTSPPTVSSADQTLYSSSQDQESTSPSNRKRACEEKGLEGSPSKVQRTEPKSASPKLCEILQARLMARRGAFLSNRPSPRVLHLEFSKPSENHSSSLPASAAPLEHSVEPFLEKEDKVQTSDNERGLTPVRTAQSQVQKVSVPLQDVVLPSGPIHTATLIPAGYLIPISQQSFVSFRDVQCSTGESSKASTPTYNVYQTPTAGSRPVLPQEVTPTHLPIHRIPTVSPFSSHGHRIHSPSPTILNFTLQNLGLIPGTTTQNSITERASPLPSPHPGRPPRGMIFVKPLSPAQALQPASIHGQPVSFSIPQALVTTPKGSQPLQQSFFHTPVSFPTVTNTTVPRNIYIPQRKLDVSSEDT; translated from the exons ATGAACAGTACATTACCAGACGGTCATAAGGTGGTCAAGAAACCTTTAAACAGTCCACTCAAGGCAAGATCAGCAAATGAAAAT GGGCATGTTTTTGTGGAACCACAAACACCATTAAAAAACTCAGGGAAATCTACATCTGAAGCTGTGTTACTGGAGAGCCATAAGACCATGGGACCTCTGACAACACCCACTAAGGGCCATGAGGCACAATCAAGCGAACCCTGGACGCCCACATCCAACCTGAAGATGCTCATCAGTGCAGCCAGCCCTGAGATTCGCAACCGTGAGAAAGAATGTGCTGTGGACAGCAGTGAATCTGAAAACTCACAG GAGCCTGAGCAAGGGGAGGAGGTAGAAAAGCTTCAAATAAGTCGTAAAGACAAAAGCCTGGGTTTGCTGTGTTTCAAATTTCTGGCAAGGTACCCAAACTACCCCAATCCTGCTGTAAACAACAACATCTGCCTTGACGATGTGGCAGCCGAACTGA ATGTGGAACGTCGTCGCATCTATGATATCATGAATGTCCTTGAAAGTCTAAGCATGGTCAGCCGACTGGCTAAGAACTGCTACACCTGGCATGGGCGGGCGAAACTCGCACAGACACTTGCTGTACTCAGACGAGCCGGCAAAGAGAACCGCTATGAACAACTGTTGCAACAGATCCGTCAAAGGAGCTTAGAGCAAGAAGAGAGGGAGTTCGACTTGGATGGAGAGGAAAAGGAAAATGAAGAAATGGCCAGTTTTGATATGGATGGAGACTCTGGTCAAGCAGAGCTTTCGGGAACAGATCCTAAAGCAG CAGCAGCAAACAGTCGGAAGGACAAATCTCTGAGAGTGATGAGTCAGAAGTTTGTCATGTTGTTCCTGGTGTCCAGCCCTCCTGTGGTTAGTCTGGAGATTGCTGCCAAGATCCTCATCGGAGAGGACCAGGTGGTGGATCAGGACAAAAACAAGTTCAAAA CTAAGATCCGCAGACTTTATGACATCGCAAATGTTTTGAGCAGCCTAGAGCTGATAAAGAAAGTGCACGTGACTGAGGATAGAGGTAGAAAGCCTGCTTTTAAGTGGACCGGGCCAAGTGACTTGCCATCTCCAAAGG ATCTAAAGATCTCCACTTCATCAGCATCAAGGCCTCTGGATTCTCGTTCCTCCATAGACAATTGTGCTAAAAATTTATTTTCCTCCCCTGGAACAAAACGAGGTTTCACTCGCCATCATTCCTTGGTCAAACTGGTCAAGAGCATTCAGGATGACCGCAGAAAAATTAATTCTGCACCATCTAGTCCCAATAAAATGACAG GTGATTCTGCAAATGGTGTGTTCTGTGCAAGCAAAATGGCCCACCTTGCTGCCATCTGCAAAAGGCATCTAGATGAGCAGTCCAT AGACATCCATAGGCAATCTAAGAGGGAGGTGGCAGACTCACAGAATGGAAGCCCTTCAGTATCGTCTATACTATCTAAATCCACATCTGCTCATGAACATCAGCATAATGGACCTTCAGGAATGCAGATCCCATTTCTGCCTGTAGGGGCGATCCCATCCCTTCCTACCAAGTGCACCCCCGTCATCCCTGTTCTGATACCTCAGCACCAGACAGGCGGATCATATGCTGTTTACATGCACTCCACCTCTCTCAGACCACCACCCACCAGCCTAGCTGTTCGCTCAATGACATTTGAGAGCCCAGGgagcacaaacacaaaaacatcaccCCCTACCGTGAGTAGTGCTGACCAAACCCTCTACTCATCATCACAAGACCAAGAATCAACAAGTCCCTCGAACCGTAAACGAGCATGTGAAGAAAAGGGCTTAGAGGGGAGTCCATCCAAAGTCCAACGGACAGAGCCAAAG AGCGCTTCTCCAAAGCTGTGTGAGATTCTCCAAGCTCGTCTGATGGCCCGAAGAGGTGCTTTTCTCTCTAACCGTCCATCCCCGAGAGTCCTGCATCTGGAGTTCTCCAAACCCTCTGAGAACCATTCTTCCTCGTTGCCCGCCAGCGCAGCACCTCTGGAGCACAGCGTGGAACCCTTCCTGGAGAAGGAGGACAAGGTTCAGACCTCAGACAATGAGAGAGGACTGACCCCTGTCAGAACAGCACAATCACAGGTCCAGAAAGTCAGCGTTCCATTGCAGGATGTGGTGCTGCCATCTGGACCCATACATACAGCG ACTTTGATCCCTGCAGGTTATTTGATTCCAATCTCCCAGCAGTCTTTTGTGAGCTTCAGAGATGTGCAGTGCTCCACTGGAGAGAGCTCCAAAGCCTCCACTCCAACTTATAATGTCTACCAGACCCCAACAGCAG GTTCCAGACCCGTTCTTCCTCAAGAAGTCACTCCCACCCATCTCCCTATTCATCGGATACCTACCGTCTCTCCATTCTCTTCTCATGGCCATCGTATCCACAGCCCCAGTCCTACCATTCTCAACTTCACCCTGCAGAACCTAGGTCTTATCCCTGGCACCACCACACAAAACTCTATTACAGAGCGGGCCAGCCCCTTGCCATCCCCTCACCCAGGCCGGCCACCACGGGGCATGATATTTGTGAAGCCCCTCTCTCCTGCTCAAGCTCTGCAGCCAGCCTCAATACACGGGCAGCCCGTCTCCTTCAGCATACCCCAG GCTTTAGTAACCACGCCCAAAGGCAGTCAACCTCTCCAGCAGAGTTTCTTCCACACCCCGGTCTCCTTCCCTACTGTAACCAACACTACAGTACCAAGAAACATCTACATCCCTCAGAGAAAGCTTGATGTAAGTTCAGAAGATACCTGA
- the LOC127413311 gene encoding transcription factor E2F8-like isoform X3 codes for MNSTLPDGHKVVKKPLNSPLKGHVFVEPQTPLKNSGKSTSEAVLLESHKTMGPLTTPTKGHEAQSSEPWTPTSNLKMLISAASPEIRNREKECAVDSSESENSQEPEQGEEVEKLQISRKDKSLGLLCFKFLARYPNYPNPAVNNNICLDDVAAELNVERRRIYDIMNVLESLSMVSRLAKNCYTWHGRAKLAQTLAVLRRAGKENRYEQLLQQIRQRSLEQEEREFDLDGEEKENEEMASFDMDGDSGQAELSGTDPKAAAANSRKDKSLRVMSQKFVMLFLVSSPPVVSLEIAAKILIGEDQVVDQDKNKFKTKIRRLYDIANVLSSLELIKKVHVTEDRGRKPAFKWTGPSDLPSPKDLKISTSSASRPLDSRSSIDNCAKNLFSSPGTKRGFTRHHSLVKLVKSIQDDRRKINSAPSSPNKMTGDSANGVFCASKMAHLAAICKRHLDEQSIDIHRQSKREVADSQNGSPSVSSILSKSTSAHEHQHNGPSGMQIPFLPVGAIPSLPTKCTPVIPVLIPQHQTGGSYAVYMHSTSLRPPPTSLAVRSMTFESPGSTNTKTSPPTVSSADQTLYSSSQDQESTSPSNRKRACEEKGLEGSPSKVQRTEPKSASPKLCEILQARLMARRGAFLSNRPSPRVLHLEFSKPSENHSSSLPASAAPLEHSVEPFLEKEDKVQTSDNERGLTPVRTAQSQVQKVSVPLQDVVLPSGPIHTATLIPAGYLIPISQQSFVSFRDVQCSTGESSKASTPTYNVYQTPTAGSRPVLPQEVTPTHLPIHRIPTVSPFSSHGHRIHSPSPTILNFTLQNLGLIPGTTTQNSITERASPLPSPHPGRPPRGMIFVKPLSPAQALQPASIHGQPVSFSIPQALVTTPKGSQPLQQSFFHTPVSFPTVTNTTVPRNIYIPQRKLDVSSEDT; via the exons ATGAACAGTACATTACCAGACGGTCATAAGGTGGTCAAGAAACCTTTAAACAGTCCACTCAAG GGGCATGTTTTTGTGGAACCACAAACACCATTAAAAAACTCAGGGAAATCTACATCTGAAGCTGTGTTACTGGAGAGCCATAAGACCATGGGACCTCTGACAACACCCACTAAGGGCCATGAGGCACAATCAAGCGAACCCTGGACGCCCACATCCAACCTGAAGATGCTCATCAGTGCAGCCAGCCCTGAGATTCGCAACCGTGAGAAAGAATGTGCTGTGGACAGCAGTGAATCTGAAAACTCACAG GAGCCTGAGCAAGGGGAGGAGGTAGAAAAGCTTCAAATAAGTCGTAAAGACAAAAGCCTGGGTTTGCTGTGTTTCAAATTTCTGGCAAGGTACCCAAACTACCCCAATCCTGCTGTAAACAACAACATCTGCCTTGACGATGTGGCAGCCGAACTGA ATGTGGAACGTCGTCGCATCTATGATATCATGAATGTCCTTGAAAGTCTAAGCATGGTCAGCCGACTGGCTAAGAACTGCTACACCTGGCATGGGCGGGCGAAACTCGCACAGACACTTGCTGTACTCAGACGAGCCGGCAAAGAGAACCGCTATGAACAACTGTTGCAACAGATCCGTCAAAGGAGCTTAGAGCAAGAAGAGAGGGAGTTCGACTTGGATGGAGAGGAAAAGGAAAATGAAGAAATGGCCAGTTTTGATATGGATGGAGACTCTGGTCAAGCAGAGCTTTCGGGAACAGATCCTAAAGCAG CAGCAGCAAACAGTCGGAAGGACAAATCTCTGAGAGTGATGAGTCAGAAGTTTGTCATGTTGTTCCTGGTGTCCAGCCCTCCTGTGGTTAGTCTGGAGATTGCTGCCAAGATCCTCATCGGAGAGGACCAGGTGGTGGATCAGGACAAAAACAAGTTCAAAA CTAAGATCCGCAGACTTTATGACATCGCAAATGTTTTGAGCAGCCTAGAGCTGATAAAGAAAGTGCACGTGACTGAGGATAGAGGTAGAAAGCCTGCTTTTAAGTGGACCGGGCCAAGTGACTTGCCATCTCCAAAGG ATCTAAAGATCTCCACTTCATCAGCATCAAGGCCTCTGGATTCTCGTTCCTCCATAGACAATTGTGCTAAAAATTTATTTTCCTCCCCTGGAACAAAACGAGGTTTCACTCGCCATCATTCCTTGGTCAAACTGGTCAAGAGCATTCAGGATGACCGCAGAAAAATTAATTCTGCACCATCTAGTCCCAATAAAATGACAG GTGATTCTGCAAATGGTGTGTTCTGTGCAAGCAAAATGGCCCACCTTGCTGCCATCTGCAAAAGGCATCTAGATGAGCAGTCCAT AGACATCCATAGGCAATCTAAGAGGGAGGTGGCAGACTCACAGAATGGAAGCCCTTCAGTATCGTCTATACTATCTAAATCCACATCTGCTCATGAACATCAGCATAATGGACCTTCAGGAATGCAGATCCCATTTCTGCCTGTAGGGGCGATCCCATCCCTTCCTACCAAGTGCACCCCCGTCATCCCTGTTCTGATACCTCAGCACCAGACAGGCGGATCATATGCTGTTTACATGCACTCCACCTCTCTCAGACCACCACCCACCAGCCTAGCTGTTCGCTCAATGACATTTGAGAGCCCAGGgagcacaaacacaaaaacatcaccCCCTACCGTGAGTAGTGCTGACCAAACCCTCTACTCATCATCACAAGACCAAGAATCAACAAGTCCCTCGAACCGTAAACGAGCATGTGAAGAAAAGGGCTTAGAGGGGAGTCCATCCAAAGTCCAACGGACAGAGCCAAAG AGCGCTTCTCCAAAGCTGTGTGAGATTCTCCAAGCTCGTCTGATGGCCCGAAGAGGTGCTTTTCTCTCTAACCGTCCATCCCCGAGAGTCCTGCATCTGGAGTTCTCCAAACCCTCTGAGAACCATTCTTCCTCGTTGCCCGCCAGCGCAGCACCTCTGGAGCACAGCGTGGAACCCTTCCTGGAGAAGGAGGACAAGGTTCAGACCTCAGACAATGAGAGAGGACTGACCCCTGTCAGAACAGCACAATCACAGGTCCAGAAAGTCAGCGTTCCATTGCAGGATGTGGTGCTGCCATCTGGACCCATACATACAGCG ACTTTGATCCCTGCAGGTTATTTGATTCCAATCTCCCAGCAGTCTTTTGTGAGCTTCAGAGATGTGCAGTGCTCCACTGGAGAGAGCTCCAAAGCCTCCACTCCAACTTATAATGTCTACCAGACCCCAACAGCAG GTTCCAGACCCGTTCTTCCTCAAGAAGTCACTCCCACCCATCTCCCTATTCATCGGATACCTACCGTCTCTCCATTCTCTTCTCATGGCCATCGTATCCACAGCCCCAGTCCTACCATTCTCAACTTCACCCTGCAGAACCTAGGTCTTATCCCTGGCACCACCACACAAAACTCTATTACAGAGCGGGCCAGCCCCTTGCCATCCCCTCACCCAGGCCGGCCACCACGGGGCATGATATTTGTGAAGCCCCTCTCTCCTGCTCAAGCTCTGCAGCCAGCCTCAATACACGGGCAGCCCGTCTCCTTCAGCATACCCCAG GCTTTAGTAACCACGCCCAAAGGCAGTCAACCTCTCCAGCAGAGTTTCTTCCACACCCCGGTCTCCTTCCCTACTGTAACCAACACTACAGTACCAAGAAACATCTACATCCCTCAGAGAAAGCTTGATGTAAGTTCAGAAGATACCTGA
- the LOC127413311 gene encoding transcription factor E2F8-like isoform X2, whose product MNSTLPDGHKVVKKPLNSPLKARSANENGHVFVEPQTPLKNSGKSTSEAVLLESHKTMGPLTTPTKGHEAQSSEPWTPTSNLKMLISAASPEIRNREKECAVDSSESENSQEPEQGEEVEKLQISRKDKSLGLLCFKFLARYPNYPNPAVNNNICLDDVAAELNVERRRIYDIMNVLESLSMVSRLAKNCYTWHGRAKLAQTLAVLRRAGKENRYEQLLQQIRQRSLEQEEREFDLDGEEKENEEMASFDMDGDSGQAELSGTDPKAAANSRKDKSLRVMSQKFVMLFLVSSPPVVSLEIAAKILIGEDQVVDQDKNKFKTKIRRLYDIANVLSSLELIKKVHVTEDRGRKPAFKWTGPSDLPSPKDLKISTSSASRPLDSRSSIDNCAKNLFSSPGTKRGFTRHHSLVKLVKSIQDDRRKINSAPSSPNKMTGDSANGVFCASKMAHLAAICKRHLDEQSIDIHRQSKREVADSQNGSPSVSSILSKSTSAHEHQHNGPSGMQIPFLPVGAIPSLPTKCTPVIPVLIPQHQTGGSYAVYMHSTSLRPPPTSLAVRSMTFESPGSTNTKTSPPTVSSADQTLYSSSQDQESTSPSNRKRACEEKGLEGSPSKVQRTEPKSASPKLCEILQARLMARRGAFLSNRPSPRVLHLEFSKPSENHSSSLPASAAPLEHSVEPFLEKEDKVQTSDNERGLTPVRTAQSQVQKVSVPLQDVVLPSGPIHTATLIPAGYLIPISQQSFVSFRDVQCSTGESSKASTPTYNVYQTPTAGSRPVLPQEVTPTHLPIHRIPTVSPFSSHGHRIHSPSPTILNFTLQNLGLIPGTTTQNSITERASPLPSPHPGRPPRGMIFVKPLSPAQALQPASIHGQPVSFSIPQALVTTPKGSQPLQQSFFHTPVSFPTVTNTTVPRNIYIPQRKLDVSSEDT is encoded by the exons ATGAACAGTACATTACCAGACGGTCATAAGGTGGTCAAGAAACCTTTAAACAGTCCACTCAAGGCAAGATCAGCAAATGAAAAT GGGCATGTTTTTGTGGAACCACAAACACCATTAAAAAACTCAGGGAAATCTACATCTGAAGCTGTGTTACTGGAGAGCCATAAGACCATGGGACCTCTGACAACACCCACTAAGGGCCATGAGGCACAATCAAGCGAACCCTGGACGCCCACATCCAACCTGAAGATGCTCATCAGTGCAGCCAGCCCTGAGATTCGCAACCGTGAGAAAGAATGTGCTGTGGACAGCAGTGAATCTGAAAACTCACAG GAGCCTGAGCAAGGGGAGGAGGTAGAAAAGCTTCAAATAAGTCGTAAAGACAAAAGCCTGGGTTTGCTGTGTTTCAAATTTCTGGCAAGGTACCCAAACTACCCCAATCCTGCTGTAAACAACAACATCTGCCTTGACGATGTGGCAGCCGAACTGA ATGTGGAACGTCGTCGCATCTATGATATCATGAATGTCCTTGAAAGTCTAAGCATGGTCAGCCGACTGGCTAAGAACTGCTACACCTGGCATGGGCGGGCGAAACTCGCACAGACACTTGCTGTACTCAGACGAGCCGGCAAAGAGAACCGCTATGAACAACTGTTGCAACAGATCCGTCAAAGGAGCTTAGAGCAAGAAGAGAGGGAGTTCGACTTGGATGGAGAGGAAAAGGAAAATGAAGAAATGGCCAGTTTTGATATGGATGGAGACTCTGGTCAAGCAGAGCTTTCGGGAACAGATCCTAAAGCAG CAGCAAACAGTCGGAAGGACAAATCTCTGAGAGTGATGAGTCAGAAGTTTGTCATGTTGTTCCTGGTGTCCAGCCCTCCTGTGGTTAGTCTGGAGATTGCTGCCAAGATCCTCATCGGAGAGGACCAGGTGGTGGATCAGGACAAAAACAAGTTCAAAA CTAAGATCCGCAGACTTTATGACATCGCAAATGTTTTGAGCAGCCTAGAGCTGATAAAGAAAGTGCACGTGACTGAGGATAGAGGTAGAAAGCCTGCTTTTAAGTGGACCGGGCCAAGTGACTTGCCATCTCCAAAGG ATCTAAAGATCTCCACTTCATCAGCATCAAGGCCTCTGGATTCTCGTTCCTCCATAGACAATTGTGCTAAAAATTTATTTTCCTCCCCTGGAACAAAACGAGGTTTCACTCGCCATCATTCCTTGGTCAAACTGGTCAAGAGCATTCAGGATGACCGCAGAAAAATTAATTCTGCACCATCTAGTCCCAATAAAATGACAG GTGATTCTGCAAATGGTGTGTTCTGTGCAAGCAAAATGGCCCACCTTGCTGCCATCTGCAAAAGGCATCTAGATGAGCAGTCCAT AGACATCCATAGGCAATCTAAGAGGGAGGTGGCAGACTCACAGAATGGAAGCCCTTCAGTATCGTCTATACTATCTAAATCCACATCTGCTCATGAACATCAGCATAATGGACCTTCAGGAATGCAGATCCCATTTCTGCCTGTAGGGGCGATCCCATCCCTTCCTACCAAGTGCACCCCCGTCATCCCTGTTCTGATACCTCAGCACCAGACAGGCGGATCATATGCTGTTTACATGCACTCCACCTCTCTCAGACCACCACCCACCAGCCTAGCTGTTCGCTCAATGACATTTGAGAGCCCAGGgagcacaaacacaaaaacatcaccCCCTACCGTGAGTAGTGCTGACCAAACCCTCTACTCATCATCACAAGACCAAGAATCAACAAGTCCCTCGAACCGTAAACGAGCATGTGAAGAAAAGGGCTTAGAGGGGAGTCCATCCAAAGTCCAACGGACAGAGCCAAAG AGCGCTTCTCCAAAGCTGTGTGAGATTCTCCAAGCTCGTCTGATGGCCCGAAGAGGTGCTTTTCTCTCTAACCGTCCATCCCCGAGAGTCCTGCATCTGGAGTTCTCCAAACCCTCTGAGAACCATTCTTCCTCGTTGCCCGCCAGCGCAGCACCTCTGGAGCACAGCGTGGAACCCTTCCTGGAGAAGGAGGACAAGGTTCAGACCTCAGACAATGAGAGAGGACTGACCCCTGTCAGAACAGCACAATCACAGGTCCAGAAAGTCAGCGTTCCATTGCAGGATGTGGTGCTGCCATCTGGACCCATACATACAGCG ACTTTGATCCCTGCAGGTTATTTGATTCCAATCTCCCAGCAGTCTTTTGTGAGCTTCAGAGATGTGCAGTGCTCCACTGGAGAGAGCTCCAAAGCCTCCACTCCAACTTATAATGTCTACCAGACCCCAACAGCAG GTTCCAGACCCGTTCTTCCTCAAGAAGTCACTCCCACCCATCTCCCTATTCATCGGATACCTACCGTCTCTCCATTCTCTTCTCATGGCCATCGTATCCACAGCCCCAGTCCTACCATTCTCAACTTCACCCTGCAGAACCTAGGTCTTATCCCTGGCACCACCACACAAAACTCTATTACAGAGCGGGCCAGCCCCTTGCCATCCCCTCACCCAGGCCGGCCACCACGGGGCATGATATTTGTGAAGCCCCTCTCTCCTGCTCAAGCTCTGCAGCCAGCCTCAATACACGGGCAGCCCGTCTCCTTCAGCATACCCCAG GCTTTAGTAACCACGCCCAAAGGCAGTCAACCTCTCCAGCAGAGTTTCTTCCACACCCCGGTCTCCTTCCCTACTGTAACCAACACTACAGTACCAAGAAACATCTACATCCCTCAGAGAAAGCTTGATGTAAGTTCAGAAGATACCTGA